From a region of the Nitrospira sp. genome:
- the msbA gene encoding lipid A export permease/ATP-binding protein MsbA, producing MSGLARFKRLMRYVKPYRVRFLAAFACSALVAVLSGAYAWLARPVLDDIFIEKNEQMLMVLPLALFGIATLKAVFSYGVGYLMAYVGNRVVADIRQELFQQLMRMSVGFHDANTSGRLVSRVVNDVGMMANAASSVVKDIFQNGLTFLAMIGVILYQNWKLAGLSLIVIPLSALTMVRVGRRLKRLATSGQEQLGDMSSTLQETLSGIRMVKAFGREDAEAERFAERNRKVLSTTLKSNQVWSIGHSQMEVIGVIGVATIIWYGGYLVINGSMTPGAFFSFMAAMFMAYTPIKKLSGSNNLIQQALAAAERVFDVLDLDTEQSHDHGTLPLTRIKDSIEFQNVSLRYENHTIQALADIDLSIRVGEVVALVGSSGSGKTTLVSLLPRFYEPTAGRILLDGVPLSSYELKSLRAHIGIVSQETILFDDTIRNNIAFGRTDASQAEVEQAATLAYAHDFILRSPEGYDTIIGERGVKLSGGERQRLAIARAILRDPPVMILDEATSALDTESERIVQLALANLMKNRTTLVIAHRLSTIQNADRIVVLDRGTIVEMGSHETLLQQGGVYRRLHAMQFQDVTSV from the coding sequence ATGTCAGGCCTAGCGCGATTCAAGCGGCTCATGCGCTATGTGAAACCGTACCGGGTGCGGTTTCTGGCGGCCTTCGCCTGCTCCGCGCTGGTGGCGGTATTGAGCGGAGCCTACGCGTGGCTGGCACGCCCTGTTCTCGACGACATTTTTATCGAGAAAAACGAGCAGATGTTGATGGTGCTGCCGTTGGCCCTTTTCGGAATCGCGACGCTCAAGGCCGTATTCAGTTATGGTGTGGGATATTTAATGGCGTATGTCGGCAATCGCGTCGTGGCGGACATCCGACAGGAATTGTTTCAACAGCTCATGCGGATGTCGGTCGGGTTTCACGACGCCAACACGTCGGGCCGCTTGGTTTCTCGGGTCGTGAACGATGTGGGGATGATGGCCAACGCCGCCTCGAGCGTCGTGAAGGATATTTTTCAGAACGGCCTTACCTTTCTTGCCATGATCGGTGTCATTCTCTATCAGAATTGGAAGTTGGCCGGACTCTCTCTGATTGTGATTCCGCTCTCGGCGCTGACCATGGTGCGGGTCGGCCGGCGATTGAAGCGATTGGCGACCAGTGGACAGGAGCAACTGGGCGATATGTCCTCAACGCTGCAAGAAACGCTGTCTGGCATCCGAATGGTGAAAGCATTCGGGCGGGAAGACGCGGAGGCTGAGCGATTTGCGGAACGAAACCGTAAAGTGCTCTCGACGACTCTCAAGAGCAATCAAGTCTGGTCGATCGGCCACTCTCAGATGGAGGTCATCGGAGTGATCGGCGTCGCGACCATTATTTGGTACGGAGGCTATTTGGTCATCAACGGATCGATGACCCCCGGCGCCTTTTTCTCGTTCATGGCGGCAATGTTCATGGCCTACACCCCGATCAAAAAATTGTCGGGGTCCAATAATCTCATTCAACAGGCGCTGGCAGCCGCGGAACGCGTCTTCGACGTGCTGGACCTTGACACTGAACAGTCCCATGATCACGGGACGTTACCCTTGACCAGGATCAAGGACTCCATCGAATTTCAGAATGTCTCATTGCGTTATGAGAACCACACGATCCAGGCGCTGGCGGATATCGATCTTTCGATTCGGGTCGGTGAAGTGGTGGCGCTGGTTGGAAGCAGCGGGAGCGGAAAAACGACATTGGTCAGTTTACTGCCTCGCTTCTATGAACCGACTGCGGGGCGCATTCTCCTGGACGGTGTTCCTCTGAGCTCCTATGAGTTGAAATCGCTGCGTGCCCATATCGGGATTGTGTCGCAAGAAACCATCTTGTTTGACGATACGATTCGAAACAATATCGCATTCGGACGGACGGACGCCAGCCAGGCCGAGGTTGAGCAGGCGGCCACGCTGGCCTATGCACATGACTTTATTCTCCGGTCGCCGGAAGGGTACGATACGATTATTGGAGAGCGGGGGGTCAAGCTATCGGGCGGCGAGCGGCAGCGTCTTGCTATCGCCAGGGCTATTCTTCGGGATCCGCCTGTGATGATCCTGGATGAAGCAACCTCGGCCCTCGACACCGAGTCCGAACGGATCGTGCAGTTGGCCTTGGCCAATTTGATGAAGAATCGGACGACGCTCGTGATCGCCCATCGGCTCTCCACCATTCAAAACGCGGATCGTATTGTCGTCTTGGATCGAGGGACTATTGTTGAAATGGGTTCTCATGAGACACTGCTGCAACAGGGAGGCGTGTATCGCCGGCTGCATGCCATGCAATTTCAGGATGTGACGAGTGTCTGA
- the lpxB gene encoding lipid-A-disaccharide synthase, with the protein MARILIVTGEASGDLHGANLARALKACDPHVSLAGIGGRAMEAAGVQLVQEMGQFDVIGMVGPLAFVSIIRRFLMMRRLFRSKQWDTVVFIDHPGLNLRFAYFAKAAGLRVVYYIAPQIWAWAPWRIHWIKQRVDHVLVILPFEKPIYDEAGVRCTFVGHPILDAVAGHYDRKALRISFGLSPARRVIALLPGSRAHEVQVLLPILIEAAEKLARREPETEFLLAQASTIHDNLLQPLLAQSTVSITVVKEQANEVMAVSDLVLVASGTATLQAAVVGTPMVLFYRTKALTFWAASLVHRFLIRVKWIGLVNLVAGRTVVPELILSAATGQRLYEEALRILEDRSAYDEMKRDLATVRAALGEPGASTRAAEMVLAACQA; encoded by the coding sequence ATGGCGCGTATCCTGATCGTGACGGGTGAAGCTTCCGGGGACCTCCATGGGGCCAACCTTGCTAGAGCCTTGAAAGCATGTGACCCCCATGTGTCGTTGGCCGGGATCGGAGGCCGCGCGATGGAGGCGGCCGGTGTGCAATTGGTGCAGGAGATGGGGCAATTCGACGTCATCGGTATGGTCGGCCCGTTGGCGTTCGTGTCGATCATACGGCGGTTTTTGATGATGCGGCGGCTCTTCCGCTCCAAACAGTGGGATACCGTGGTGTTTATCGATCACCCGGGACTGAACCTCCGCTTTGCGTATTTTGCCAAGGCGGCCGGCTTGCGTGTGGTCTATTATATTGCGCCGCAGATCTGGGCTTGGGCTCCTTGGCGGATTCATTGGATCAAGCAGCGGGTCGATCACGTCCTGGTGATCCTTCCCTTTGAGAAGCCGATTTACGACGAAGCGGGTGTGCGGTGTACGTTTGTGGGCCACCCCATATTGGACGCCGTCGCCGGCCACTACGATCGGAAGGCGCTTCGGATCAGTTTCGGCCTTTCCCCAGCCCGCCGTGTCATTGCCTTGTTGCCGGGGAGCCGGGCGCACGAAGTACAGGTGTTGTTGCCGATCCTCATCGAGGCAGCGGAGAAATTGGCAAGGCGCGAACCTGAAACCGAGTTTTTGTTGGCACAGGCCTCGACCATTCACGATAATCTGTTGCAGCCTCTCTTGGCACAGAGCACGGTTTCCATCACCGTGGTGAAGGAACAGGCCAATGAAGTGATGGCTGTTTCGGATTTGGTGCTGGTCGCCTCGGGTACGGCGACCCTGCAAGCGGCGGTGGTGGGAACTCCCATGGTGTTATTCTATCGGACCAAGGCCCTGACCTTTTGGGCTGCGAGTTTGGTGCACAGGTTCTTGATTCGAGTCAAGTGGATCGGGCTGGTGAATCTCGTGGCGGGTCGGACCGTTGTGCCGGAATTGATCCTATCGGCGGCGACGGGACAACGATTGTACGAAGAGGCCCTTCGGATCTTGGAAGATCGATCAGCGTACGATGAAATGAAACGGGATTTGGCAACGGTGCGAGCTGCCCTTGGAGAGCCGGGCGCGTCAACTCGAGCGGCAGAGATGGTATTGGCAGCATGTCAGGCCTAG
- a CDS encoding lysophospholipid acyltransferase family protein, whose amino-acid sequence MRFETRGHEAVDALYQDGRHIILAFWHAQQLMIPIGYRGTGSHVLISRHGDGEIIARIIARFGHEAVRGSSTRGGVGALKALIKLGRSGRDVVVTPDGPKGPRHVAKLGVIHLAKATGLPIVPLAFACSKKNSLRAGIVTWSHIRSPEACFSTEVRSGSRAKPMRPHLKRLAWSSRRSSIA is encoded by the coding sequence ATGCGCTTTGAGACCCGCGGTCACGAAGCGGTCGATGCGTTGTATCAGGACGGGCGGCACATCATTCTGGCTTTCTGGCATGCCCAGCAGTTGATGATCCCGATCGGCTATCGAGGGACAGGTTCTCATGTCTTGATCAGCCGGCATGGCGACGGAGAAATCATCGCGCGGATCATCGCCCGATTCGGCCATGAGGCGGTTCGGGGATCGAGTACGCGTGGAGGGGTTGGCGCGCTCAAAGCTCTGATCAAGCTGGGACGGTCCGGCCGAGATGTGGTGGTGACGCCCGATGGCCCCAAGGGGCCGCGTCATGTCGCAAAGCTCGGCGTGATTCATTTGGCCAAGGCGACGGGTCTTCCGATCGTGCCGCTGGCCTTTGCCTGTTCAAAAAAAAACTCTTTGCGAGCTGGGATCGTTACATGGTCCCATATCCGTTCTCCAGAGGCCTGTTTCTCTACGGAAGTCCGCTCTGGGTCTCGCGCGAAGCCGATGAGGCCTCACTTGAAGCGACTCGCCTGGAGCTCGAGACGGTCCTCAATCGCTTGA